Below is a genomic region from Sphingopyxis terrae subsp. terrae NBRC 15098.
CGGCAAGCTCGTCGACGCGCTTGCCGGCAAATTCGGTGACGCTGCCGCGCAGCGCGGGGATCATGTTGATTGCCGCCTTGTCGTCCGCCCCGGTCACCAGCGTGCGGAACGCGGCCGCCCGGTCGCGCGGAATATCGAGGACGAAAAAGCTCGGCGCGCGTTCGGGTACGGTGCGCGCGATTTCGGCGGTGATGCTCGTCTGGATCGCGGCGAGGGTGACGAACAGCGTCAACCCCAGGCCTAGCGCGACGACCAGCGCGCCGGTCGCGGCGCCGGGGCGATGCAGATTGGCGAGCGCAAGGCGCAGCAGCGGCCGCTTCGGGCGCGGCACCCGGCTCGCGATGCGGCGCACCAGCCAGCCAAGCGCGACAAGGATCAGGAGCAGCAGCACCGCCGCCCCGATGAAGCCCAGCGCAAACAGCGGTTCGCGCGCCGTGCCGACCGCAAGGGCGACGATGGCGGCGAAGGCGAGGGCGACGGCGGCCAGCACACGCTTTTCGATCCGGCCCGCGCCGTCGACCGTCGCACGGTAGAGGCCCGCGGCCGGAATATGGCGCGTCGCGGCGAGCGGTGGCAACGCAAAGGCAATCGCGATGAGCAGCCCATAGGCGGCGCTGACCGCGAGCGGCAGCGGATAGACGGCCAGTCCCGGCTTGACCGGCAGGACGTCGCCCGCGATTGCGCCGATCGCCGCGGGGGCCAAGGCGCCCGCGATCAATCCGGCGGCAATCGCGGCGGCGGCAACCGCCAATATCTGCAAGCCATAGATGCGCAGCACCGCCGCGCTGTCGGCCCCGAGCACCTTCAGCGTCGCGAGCCCCGGGCGCTTGCCCGCAAGATAGCTGGCGACCCCATTGCCGACCCCGATCCCGGCGATCACCAGCGCGGCGAGGCCGACGAGCGACAGGAACTGCCCCATGCGCTCGATAAAGCGCCGCGTGCCCGGCGCGCCGTTACTGCGGTCGGTCACCTCCCAGCCTGCGTCGGGGAAAGCCGCGCTCAGCCGCTTGCCCACGGCCACCGGATCGGCACCCGCGGGCAGGCGGACGCGATATTTGCTTTCATAGAGGCTGCCGGGCTGGATCAACTGCGTGGCGGCAAGATCGCCGAGGCCGATGATTGCCACCGGGCCCAGCGTAAAGCCTTCGCCCAGCCGGTCAGGCTCGTCGGCGATGATGCCGTCGATGCGGAAGGATTTGTCGCCGAATTTCACCGCGCCGCCGACCGTCAGGTCGAGCCGTGACGCGAGAGCCTTGCCGATCCAGATCGCCCCCGGCGGCGGCGGGCCGCGGCGCGCGCCGCTTTCGAGCCGCATCGTGCCGTAAAGCGGATAGGCGGCATCGACCGCCTTGAGCTCGGAGAGCAGCGCGCTGCCGTCCGGCGCGTTCGCCATCGCACGCATCCGCACCGTCGCCGATGTCGCGCCGGCACCGCGCAGCCCGGCGAGTTCGGCCTCGCTCGCCTGCCGCTGCGGCAGGCCGAACTGCAGGTCGCCGCCCAGGATCGTCTGCCCCCGCGACGCCAGTTCGGCGGTGATACCGCTCGTCAGGCTGCCGATGGCCGCGAGCGTCGCGACGCCGAGGAACAGGCACACCGCCAGCAGGCGCAGCCCGCGAATCCGCGCCGCCAGATCGCGCCGCGCGATACGCCACAGGGTGGTGAGCGGGATCATCAAATCCTCCCTGCCGCGTAGCGGTGGGGAGGGGGACCATCGGCGCTCATGCAGCTCGTTCCTCGATCCGCCCGTCGTGCATCACGACGACGCGGTCGCAATGGTCTGCCAGTTCGGGATCGTGGGTGATGATCAGCAGCGTCGCGCCGAGCGCCGCGCGCCGCGCGAAGATCAGTTCGATGATCGCATGACCGGTGGCGGTGTCGAGATTGCCGGTGGGTTCGTCGGCGAAGATGATCTGCGGCTCGCTCGCCATCGCGCGCGCGATCGCGACGCGCTGCTGCTCGCCGCCCGAAAGCTGCGCGGGATAATGAGTCATCCGGTGGCCGAGCCCGACCGCCTCCAGCTCGCGCGCGGCGCGCCCGAACGGGTCGTCGATCCCTGCCAGCTCCAGCGGCACGGCGACATTTTCGAGCGCAGTCATCGTCGGCAAAAGGTGAAAGGCTTGCAGGACGATACCGATCCGCCCGCGCCGCGCGCGCGCCAGCGCATCCTCGTCCATCGTCGCAAAATCGAGCCCCGCGACCATGACCGTTCCGCCGCGTGCGCGTTCCAGCCCGGCGAGCACCGCCATCAGCGAACTCTTGCCCGATCCCGACGGACCGAGCAGCGCGACCGAGGTGCCGGCCGCAACCTCCAGATCGACGCCGCGCAAAATTTCGACGGGGGCCTTGTCGCTCCCCAGCGTCAGCGTCACATTATGGGCGGCAATCGCCATCGTCGGCGCGACGGGCGGTCGGGGGCTGTCGGTCAAGAAAGGACCCTTTGGAAATGAGAACGGCCGGATGGCGCTCTTTCGCCCTATATGGTTTTGCAATCGCCCTTTGCCAACCGCTTGCCGGATGCGGCTCGGCGGAGGCCCCCGCGGCGCCCGCAGCGGGCAAGGAAAATCCGGCGAAGGCGGTGCCCGTGCTTCCCGCCGACGCACCGATCGTCATTGCCTTCGGCGATAGCCTCTACGCCGGCTACCAGCTTGGCCCCAGGGAAGGCCTCGCGCCGCAGCTTCAGGCGGCGCTCGCGGCGGACGGTCGCATGGTGCGCGTCCAGAACGCCGGGGTATCGGGCGATACCACCGCGGCGGGGCGGCAGCGGCTGTCCTATGTTCTCGACAATGCGAAGGCGAAACCCGCGCTCGTGCTGCTCGGCCTCGGCGGCAACGACATGCTGCGCGGCATCGGCCCCGATCAGACGCGCGCCAATCTCGACGCGATGCTTGCCGAGCTCAAGCGGCGCGGCATCCCCGTCCTGATGACCGGGATGATGGCGGCGCCCAATCTGGGCAGCGATTATGCGAGCAAGTTCAATCCGATATTTCCCGAACTTGCCGAAAAATATGGCGCGAGCCTCTATCCCTTCATCCTCGACAATGTCGTCACCGACAAATCGCTGATGCTCGGCGACAATATGCATCCCAATGCCAAGGGCGTGAAAATCGTCGCCGCATCGCTGGCGCCGCTCGTCGAACAGGCGCTGCCGACGCCGCGCTAACCCAGCAGCTTGTCGGCGCGGGCGCGCCAGTTGGCGGCGAGCAGGTCCATCGCGGCGAGCGCGCGCAGCGCCGCCGGTTCGCGCTTGCCCGCCCCGCCGATCAGCAGGTGAAAGACGCGCTCGACGCTCCAGTCGGGCAGCGGACGCTCCATCAGCTCCAATGCGTCGCCTGCGCCGACCGCACCATCCTCGATGACACGGTAATACCAGCCGCCGCGGCGAGAGCTGACGACGGTGGCAGGCAGCGTCGCGATGCCGAACCGGTGGCCGAGCTTCCAGCACGGCTGGCGGCCCTGGCTGATCTCGACCAGCGCGCTGCCCAGGCGATAGCGGTCGCCGATGCACGCCGCGCTCTCGGTCAGGCCCGATGTCGAGATATTCTCGCCGAACGCGCCGGCGTCCTGCAACAGCGCATGGTCGCCGATCGTCTCGGCCCACCAGCCATAATGATCGCGCGGATAATGGTGGATCGCCTTGTCGGGGCCGCCATGGACCGAAAGGTCGGCCTGCTCGTCGCCCGCGATGCCCAGCGCGTCGACCACGCGCCGGCCTTCGACCGCGCGCTTGTCGATCGCGCTCGGCTCGCCCTTCGCGCCGAAGCGGCGGGCCTTGCCGGTCAACAGGGCGTCGATCGTGTAGCGCATCGCCCTGCTGTGGCGGCTTCCCGCGCAAAAGAAAAGGGGCGACCCCGCGGGGCCGCCCCTTTCCGTTCTTCTCGCTGACCGAAGGATCAGAAAGCGAAGCCGACGCCGACCGCGAACGCGTCGGTGTCGTCGAAGTTGTTGATGAACTGGTGGCGATATTCGACCTTGCCATAGACGTTCTGGGTCAGCTTGTGCTGATAACCGGCGCCAACATAGGGATCGTCGATCTGGCCGAAGGTGTAGCCGCCGGTCGCGTAGAGCTTGCCGTTCGTGCCGAGGTTGGCGCCCAGGCGCGCACCCGACGAGAACTGGACCTTGGCGCCGTCGATCAGCACCTTGTCGCCCGCGATTTCGACGCCGGCAAAAGCCTTGTCGCCCAGGTTGTAATCATAGCCGCCCGCAACGCCCAGGGTGGCGTCGTCCAGGCCGCTGCCGGTGATGTAACCGCCGCGCACTTCGACATGACCTTCGCCGTTCTGGGCGAGGGCAGGCGTGGCAACGACAGCCGAGAGGAGAGCGGCAGCAACTGCGAACTTCTTCATTGTCTTTTCCTTTTCTTTGACAGGGGGCGCCCTTTGGGTCGCGTCCCATGTGCAAAGATGGCGTTCGCACCTGTCGTTTCAATGAACGCATCGTTCAGAAAATGACAATTTTATTACCTGTGTTGTTTTTGCAACACAGCATAGCTATGCAAGCCGGCCTTAGCCCAGCGCCGCCTGCTTTTCTTCGGCGATACGGTCGAGTTCGGCGCGCGAGGGTTTGGTCGCCGCGCTCTTGAGCTGGCCGCACGCCGCCATGATGTCGCGCCCGCGCGGGGTGCGAATCGGCGCCGAAATTCCGCTTTCGAAGATGATGTTGCTGAACGCGCGCACCCGCTCGGGCGACGAGCATTCATAGATCGCGCCGGGCCAGGGGTTGAACGGGATCAGGTTGACCTTCGCCGGTAGCCTGTACTGCTTGATCAGCCGCACCAGCTCGCGCGCGTCGACGTCGCTGTCATTCTTGTCCTTCAGCATCACATATTCGAAGGTGATGCGCCGCGCATTGTTCGCGCCGGGGTAGGCGGCGCAGGCGGCGAGCAGCTCCTCGATGCCGTATTTGCGGTTGAGCGGCACGATCTCGTCGCGGATTTCCTTGTTCACCGCGTGGAGCGAGACGGCGAGGTTGACCCCGATTTCCTCGCCCGCGCGCGCCATCATCGGCACCACGCCGCTCGTCGACAGGGTGATGCGCCGCTTCGACAGCGCCAGCCCGTCGCCGTCCATCACGATCTTCAGCGCGCCCTTGACCTCGTCGAAATTGTAGAGCGGCTCGCCCATCCCCATCATCACGATATTGGTCAACATGCGGCCGTCCGCGGTATAATGGCCCGCGTCGTCATCCTCGTCGTCGACATCGGCGGTCGATGCCATCGTGCCCTTCGGCCATTCGCCCAGCGCATCGCGCGCGAGCAGGACCTGGCCGACGATCTCGCCGGCGGACAGGTTGCGGACGAGCCGCATCGTACCGGTGTGGCAGAAACGGCAGTTCAGGGTGCAGCCGACCTGGCTGGACACGCACAGCGTTCCCCGATCGGCATCGGGAATGAACACCATTTCATATTCCTGGCCGTCCGCCGCCGCGAGCAGCCATTTGCGCGTGCCGTCGGTCGAAACCTGCGCGGTAACGACCGTCGGGCGGCCAACGATGAAGCGTTCGGTGAGCCAGGGGCGCATCGCCTTGGCGATATCGGTCATCGCGTCGAATTCGGTGACGCCGCGATGATAGATCCAGTGCCAGATCTGCTTGGAGCGCAGCTTCGCCGCCTTAGCGTCGAGCCCCGCGTCCTCGAGCGCGGAACGGATGCCCTCGCGCGTCAATCCGACAAGGTCGACGCGGTTGCCGCCGCGCAGGGGAACGGTGCCCGTCGTAACGGGATCGATGTGGCCGGGGATCTGCATGATGCGCGGCCCTATAGTCGCGATGCGCGCTTTGCGCAATTGCGCGCGTCAGCGCGGCCCTTCACGCGCCGTGATAGGGGTCCATCGCATCTTCGAAATCTTCGAGCGTCCCGACATGCTCCAGCGGCGGTTCGCCGGGGGCGGCGGGAAAGATCGCATCGATCCGACGGCGCAGCGTGTCGTCGAACGCGGCATGGTTCGAAATGCGCGCGTTGCTGCTGACCGTCAGCTCGGTGCGGATCGCGCCCTTGATGCGCTCCAGCCCCTCGGGGCTCAGCACCCCGCTGTTCAGCAATTCCTCGCAAAGCTGGATCAATCCGACCGTCGTCGCATGGGCACGCAGCCCGATGAAATCCAGCGCCCGGTGCCGCTCGCGTGCGGCGGCATCGCATCTGCCAATGGCATTCATTGGCCCATCTCCTCATCCCACTAACCTCGCCGTCGGGCGCGCCTCTGTCGGGCGTCGTCCTTTCGGGCCGGTCGATCATGCGCGCCGGGCGCCGCCTCGGCAAGAGCCGATGTGGCGTCCGGCGCATCATTTCGGGATGAGCGCGCTGGCGGCGATCAGAGGGTGGCCATCAGAGGGTGGCGAGGAACGCCAGCCGTTCGGCTACCGCGCCTTCGGCTTCGGCGTGCCGCAGCGGAAGGACATTGCGCACCAGAATCTCCGCCGGCGTCGGCGTTTCGGCGAACAGCGCCATGACCTCGTCGGCAAAGGCGTCCAGCGGCATATAGGCGTCGCGCGTCGACTGGCCGGGGGTCAGTTCGGTCCGCACCGCGGGCGGCGCCAGTTCGATCACGTCGACGCGGCCGGCAAGCTGGACGCGCAGCGCCTGCGTATAGCTGTGCAGCGCCGCCTTGGTCGCCGAATAGGTCGGCGCCTTGGGCAGCGGGACGAAGGCCAGCCCCGAGGTTACGTTGATGATCGCGCCATCGCCGCGCGCGACGATATGGTCGATCAACGCATCGGTCAGCCGGATTGGGCCGAGCAGGTTGGTGACGACCGTCGCTTCGGCGTCGCTCAGGTTGCGCTCGCCGTCCAGCGCTTCGTACATCATCACGCCGGCATTGTTCACCAGAACGTTGAGATCGGGGAAGCGCTGCACGACGTCGGCGGCAAAGGCGGCGATCGCGTCGGCATCGGTGACGTCGAGCGGCATCGCGTGCATGTTGGCCCGGCCTTCGATCGCGGCGTCCAGCTTGGCGCTATTGCGTCCGGTCACGATCACCACATTGCCTGCA
It encodes:
- a CDS encoding ABC transporter permease translates to MIPLTTLWRIARRDLAARIRGLRLLAVCLFLGVATLAAIGSLTSGITAELASRGQTILGGDLQFGLPQRQASEAELAGLRGAGATSATVRMRAMANAPDGSALLSELKAVDAAYPLYGTMRLESGARRGPPPPGAIWIGKALASRLDLTVGGAVKFGDKSFRIDGIIADEPDRLGEGFTLGPVAIIGLGDLAATQLIQPGSLYESKYRVRLPAGADPVAVGKRLSAAFPDAGWEVTDRSNGAPGTRRFIERMGQFLSLVGLAALVIAGIGVGNGVASYLAGKRPGLATLKVLGADSAAVLRIYGLQILAVAAAAIAAGLIAGALAPAAIGAIAGDVLPVKPGLAVYPLPLAVSAAYGLLIAIAFALPPLAATRHIPAAGLYRATVDGAGRIEKRVLAAVALAFAAIVALAVGTAREPLFALGFIGAAVLLLLILVALGWLVRRIASRVPRPKRPLLRLALANLHRPGAATGALVVALGLGLTLFVTLAAIQTSITAEIARTVPERAPSFFVLDIPRDRAAAFRTLVTGADDKAAINMIPALRGSVTEFAGKRVDELAELPEGAWVLRGDRGLTYSPVLPKGSSLTQGQWWAPDYNGPPLVSVEADVAKSLALKIGDTLSVNVLGVEVQARVASFRSVEWDNFGLNYALVFSPGTFDAAPHNMVATVAVGPQAETALARSIPRAFPSASLIQVRDVVSQVTSLLTQMSQAIAAAASIAILAGIAVLIGAIAASRERRVYDSVILKLLGATRGQILGAQGLEYALLAAILALLALGLGLVAAHYVVVELFDFRFAPDPLVVGATLVGGAGLAFLIGIAGSWPLLSAKPAQALRSL
- a CDS encoding ABC transporter ATP-binding protein gives rise to the protein MAIAAHNVTLTLGSDKAPVEILRGVDLEVAAGTSVALLGPSGSGKSSLMAVLAGLERARGGTVMVAGLDFATMDEDALARARRGRIGIVLQAFHLLPTMTALENVAVPLELAGIDDPFGRAARELEAVGLGHRMTHYPAQLSGGEQQRVAIARAMASEPQIIFADEPTGNLDTATGHAIIELIFARRAALGATLLIITHDPELADHCDRVVVMHDGRIEERAA
- a CDS encoding arylesterase, encoding MRTAGWRSFALYGFAIALCQPLAGCGSAEAPAAPAAGKENPAKAVPVLPADAPIVIAFGDSLYAGYQLGPREGLAPQLQAALAADGRMVRVQNAGVSGDTTAAGRQRLSYVLDNAKAKPALVLLGLGGNDMLRGIGPDQTRANLDAMLAELKRRGIPVLMTGMMAAPNLGSDYASKFNPIFPELAEKYGASLYPFILDNVVTDKSLMLGDNMHPNAKGVKIVAASLAPLVEQALPTPR
- a CDS encoding MOSC domain-containing protein, with the translated sequence MRYTIDALLTGKARRFGAKGEPSAIDKRAVEGRRVVDALGIAGDEQADLSVHGGPDKAIHHYPRDHYGWWAETIGDHALLQDAGAFGENISTSGLTESAACIGDRYRLGSALVEISQGRQPCWKLGHRFGIATLPATVVSSRRGGWYYRVIEDGAVGAGDALELMERPLPDWSVERVFHLLIGGAGKREPAALRALAAMDLLAANWRARADKLLG
- a CDS encoding outer membrane protein → MKKFAVAAALLSAVVATPALAQNGEGHVEVRGGYITGSGLDDATLGVAGGYDYNLGDKAFAGVEIAGDKVLIDGAKVQFSSGARLGANLGTNGKLYATGGYTFGQIDDPYVGAGYQHKLTQNVYGKVEYRHQFINNFDDTDAFAVGVGFAF
- the rlmN gene encoding 23S rRNA (adenine(2503)-C(2))-methyltransferase RlmN, coding for MQIPGHIDPVTTGTVPLRGGNRVDLVGLTREGIRSALEDAGLDAKAAKLRSKQIWHWIYHRGVTEFDAMTDIAKAMRPWLTERFIVGRPTVVTAQVSTDGTRKWLLAAADGQEYEMVFIPDADRGTLCVSSQVGCTLNCRFCHTGTMRLVRNLSAGEIVGQVLLARDALGEWPKGTMASTADVDDEDDDAGHYTADGRMLTNIVMMGMGEPLYNFDEVKGALKIVMDGDGLALSKRRITLSTSGVVPMMARAGEEIGVNLAVSLHAVNKEIRDEIVPLNRKYGIEELLAACAAYPGANNARRITFEYVMLKDKNDSDVDARELVRLIKQYRLPAKVNLIPFNPWPGAIYECSSPERVRAFSNIIFESGISAPIRTPRGRDIMAACGQLKSAATKPSRAELDRIAEEKQAALG
- a CDS encoding SDR family oxidoreductase codes for the protein MKTTGNTILITGGGSGIGLALAQRWHDAGNVVIVTGRNSAKLDAAIEGRANMHAMPLDVTDADAIAAFAADVVQRFPDLNVLVNNAGVMMYEALDGERNLSDAEATVVTNLLGPIRLTDALIDHIVARGDGAIINVTSGLAFVPLPKAPTYSATKAALHSYTQALRVQLAGRVDVIELAPPAVRTELTPGQSTRDAYMPLDAFADEVMALFAETPTPAEILVRNVLPLRHAEAEGAVAERLAFLATL